In Xanthocytophaga agilis, a genomic segment contains:
- a CDS encoding PAS domain S-box protein yields the protein MPLLHFLLSALEDAVMAFDISSNQYLFISPAVEGITGYSEADMKQQPGLWEKIIDPLDLNEVVRSTQQLTQSGEVKLTHRIISADGTLKWVQVKMVRFILPDTQHEVLMHIIRDVTDILFHRRESQKKITFLESVINAGPALLFRINPDQEYTFVNDTYSRDFGQKKSDLIGKKISDFWHPDDAGKVKEIYQEAKNKPGQVIHITHRRWDKDRKIHWLECDIVGVKDEFGEVKEIQGVGLDVTKQHLIQMEIKRTKETLEALINNTEDNIWSVDCDRRILFANKAYKEFVFRIFQIDIQPGMQLHERVSGNEQSLYIEKYKKLYDKAFEGNSFRAYNEFTDPTTQAKIIQEVGFNPIYNEIGQVTGTACVARDVTRQLAAQDEIRQQNARLREIASLSSHELRAPVATIMGLINLLEEEDVSDPDKKHVVADLKTKSMQLDDVIHQIVNTTFIPNNPL from the coding sequence ATGCCGTTATTACATTTCTTATTATCTGCGCTGGAAGATGCCGTTATGGCTTTTGACATCAGCAGCAATCAATACCTGTTCATTAGTCCTGCAGTAGAGGGGATTACCGGGTATAGTGAGGCTGACATGAAGCAGCAGCCCGGTTTATGGGAAAAAATCATAGACCCACTGGATCTGAATGAAGTAGTCCGCAGTACACAACAACTGACACAATCAGGAGAAGTCAAACTCACACACCGTATTATCAGTGCAGACGGTACCTTAAAATGGGTACAGGTAAAAATGGTGCGATTTATACTGCCAGATACCCAACATGAAGTTCTGATGCATATTATTCGAGATGTGACAGATATCTTATTTCATAGAAGAGAATCGCAAAAAAAGATCACTTTTCTTGAGTCAGTCATCAATGCGGGTCCCGCACTATTGTTTCGTATCAATCCGGACCAGGAATATACATTTGTGAATGATACCTACAGCCGGGATTTCGGACAAAAAAAGTCGGATCTGATTGGAAAGAAAATATCGGACTTCTGGCACCCCGATGATGCTGGAAAGGTGAAAGAAATTTATCAGGAAGCAAAAAACAAACCTGGCCAGGTAATCCATATTACCCACAGACGATGGGACAAAGACCGAAAGATCCATTGGCTGGAATGTGATATTGTGGGAGTCAAAGACGAATTCGGAGAGGTAAAAGAAATTCAGGGAGTTGGACTGGATGTTACGAAACAACATCTGATCCAGATGGAGATTAAGCGAACCAAGGAAACACTGGAGGCTCTGATCAATAATACGGAAGACAATATCTGGTCTGTAGACTGTGACAGACGTATCCTATTTGCGAACAAAGCATACAAAGAGTTTGTTTTCAGAATATTTCAGATTGATATCCAGCCCGGTATGCAGTTGCATGAACGGGTCAGTGGTAATGAACAAAGCCTGTATATAGAGAAATACAAAAAACTCTACGACAAAGCCTTTGAGGGCAATTCTTTTCGTGCCTACAACGAGTTTACAGACCCTACTACACAAGCTAAAATTATTCAGGAAGTAGGCTTCAACCCTATTTATAATGAAATAGGTCAGGTAACAGGAACTGCCTGTGTAGCTCGTGATGTAACAAGGCAACTGGCCGCTCAGGATGAAATCAGACAGCAGAATGCCCGTCTGCGGGAAATTGCCTCTCTGAGCTCTCATGAACTGAGAGCACCTGTTGCAACTATTATGGGTCTGATTAATTTGCTGGAAGAAGAGGATGTCAGCGATCCTGATAAAAAGCATGTAGTTGCTGATCTAAAAACAAAGTCCATGCAGTTGGATGATGTGATTCACCAGATTGTCAATACTACGTTTATCCCTAATAATCCTCTGTAA
- a CDS encoding TonB-dependent receptor yields MQTPYGCYPHTDSQSHLLTVYIPLDRKSIFDDESTSTHQIVKDHVLEAKVVGKNIPPGTQPVSSAFGLFTNQLLYQTSTLYFSMNKSLQHMLPLFLCLLFLPLCMLAQSEKGSISGYIQSENKEPLPNMTIGLDETAYGTTSSETGHFLLKNIPAGKYVLSISGIGYQALKQTIVVTAGQRTSLNYQLNRKTNELSEIVITSDRKSSFTAITKQAIPLRDIPLTTSSVSVKTIEQRGADDLGEAMKNTTGVRANNTYGGFQHFTIRGFSNFVLLVDGVRDERHNISTSAPTTNLANVESIEVLKGPASVLFGHSALGGIINIVRKRPTKEFKAEFSATYGSYNTRRMRAGASGSISNQLRYRVDFGMSDTEGYRYSGSTTNNAYLALEYTPTSKDLFYLTVGVNKDNYDTDTGIPMLEGSKKIPGLDVDTRYNDPADFLKHTRFDYQLNYVHKFSEKVKLSDQLSYYDDNIHYFSTEELSVNASLDSLTRSFPFYFNHLTKPLQNQLELSSEWLTGSIVHKVLVGYSLSILDRKTYNGDVNGPGKNATIPIHNPILNQGYISFTDQNYRATMENVHGVYIQDWIKVAEYLKALIGLRYDIFNGSYYTNQVDATRHVTEEGPKSTISKNALTYRFGLVYQPVEPLSVYSSYSTYFKPSRRVAPNGETFDPETGYQAEIGSRLQHSGWTASLAFYYMRKDNQVEALPGGIYKRIGSAESKGFEAEINGSLWKGLDLTAGYTFSKANYLPYEGSEINPVAGKRVSFAPVSMLNLWLNYEWQYAAFKGLNMGAGVNYMSDTFTNSTNTYTLPAYTVTDMAIGYRVGRINVRLNLNNVLNKQYFANAIYSNQFSPGPTRNFLLSLKYAI; encoded by the coding sequence ATGCAAACACCTTATGGCTGCTATCCGCACACTGATAGCCAGAGCCACCTATTAACTGTCTATATACCGTTAGACAGAAAGAGTATTTTTGATGATGAGTCAACAAGTACCCATCAGATAGTAAAAGATCATGTCCTTGAGGCAAAAGTGGTAGGTAAAAATATTCCACCTGGAACCCAGCCTGTTTCATCGGCTTTCGGTCTGTTCACCAATCAATTACTCTACCAAACCTCGACCTTGTATTTCTCTATGAATAAGTCACTACAACATATGTTACCTCTATTTCTTTGTCTATTATTTCTGCCTTTATGTATGCTGGCTCAATCTGAAAAGGGTAGTATTTCCGGATATATCCAATCCGAAAATAAAGAACCACTCCCTAATATGACTATTGGCCTGGATGAAACGGCATATGGTACTACCAGCAGTGAAACGGGGCACTTTCTACTCAAAAATATACCTGCCGGAAAATATGTATTATCCATTAGTGGCATTGGCTATCAGGCATTAAAACAAACTATTGTGGTAACCGCAGGACAAAGAACTTCGCTAAATTATCAGCTTAACAGGAAGACCAATGAGTTGTCGGAAATAGTGATTACATCCGACAGAAAATCCAGTTTCACGGCTATTACCAAACAGGCAATTCCCCTGCGAGATATCCCACTGACTACCTCTTCCGTTTCTGTAAAGACTATAGAACAGCGTGGAGCGGATGATCTGGGTGAAGCAATGAAGAATACTACAGGAGTGCGTGCTAATAATACCTATGGGGGATTTCAGCATTTTACCATCCGGGGGTTCAGCAATTTCGTACTACTTGTTGATGGGGTCAGAGACGAAAGACACAACATCTCCACCAGTGCCCCTACAACGAATCTGGCTAATGTAGAAAGTATAGAAGTGTTAAAAGGTCCCGCTTCGGTTTTGTTTGGACATTCAGCGCTGGGAGGGATTATCAACATTGTTAGAAAGCGCCCAACGAAAGAATTTAAAGCGGAATTTTCAGCTACCTATGGAAGTTATAATACCCGCAGAATGAGAGCGGGAGCCTCCGGTTCTATCAGTAACCAGTTGCGGTATCGGGTTGACTTTGGAATGTCTGATACCGAAGGCTACCGATATTCTGGGTCTACTACAAACAATGCCTACCTGGCACTGGAATATACACCTACCAGTAAAGATTTGTTTTATCTGACAGTGGGTGTAAACAAAGACAACTATGATACGGACACAGGCATTCCTATGCTGGAAGGAAGTAAAAAAATACCTGGACTAGATGTCGATACGCGGTACAATGACCCTGCAGACTTTTTAAAACATACCCGTTTTGACTATCAGCTCAACTATGTGCACAAATTCTCCGAAAAAGTAAAACTGTCGGATCAGCTATCCTATTATGATGATAATATCCATTATTTCTCAACCGAAGAACTTTCTGTGAATGCGTCACTGGATTCACTGACCCGATCCTTTCCATTTTATTTCAATCACCTGACCAAACCGCTTCAAAACCAGTTGGAGCTTAGTAGTGAATGGCTAACTGGTTCTATTGTACACAAAGTATTGGTAGGATATTCACTCAGTATACTGGACAGGAAGACCTATAACGGAGATGTCAATGGTCCAGGAAAAAACGCTACAATTCCTATTCATAATCCGATTCTCAATCAGGGGTATATTTCCTTCACAGACCAGAATTATAGGGCTACTATGGAAAATGTGCATGGAGTATATATACAGGATTGGATCAAGGTTGCAGAGTATTTGAAAGCACTGATAGGATTACGATATGACATCTTTAATGGCAGCTACTATACCAATCAGGTAGACGCAACGCGGCATGTAACCGAAGAAGGCCCGAAATCAACTATTTCTAAAAATGCATTGACCTATCGGTTTGGACTGGTATATCAGCCTGTTGAGCCTTTGTCTGTTTATAGTTCGTATTCTACGTACTTTAAACCTTCCCGCCGTGTTGCACCCAATGGCGAAACGTTTGATCCGGAAACTGGTTATCAGGCAGAGATAGGCTCTCGTCTGCAACATTCCGGTTGGACAGCCAGCCTTGCTTTTTACTATATGCGAAAAGACAATCAGGTAGAAGCTCTTCCTGGAGGAATTTACAAACGGATTGGCTCAGCAGAATCCAAAGGGTTTGAAGCAGAAATCAACGGAAGTCTGTGGAAAGGACTGGATTTGACAGCAGGGTATACATTCTCTAAAGCAAACTACCTTCCATATGAGGGTAGTGAGATAAATCCGGTTGCAGGAAAAAGAGTATCTTTTGCACCTGTCAGTATGCTGAATCTGTGGCTAAACTATGAATGGCAATATGCAGCATTCAAAGGACTGAATATGGGAGCAGGAGTCAACTATATGAGTGACACGTTCACCAACAGTACCAACACGTATACTCTTCCAGCCTATACAGTAACCGACATGGCTATTGGGTATCGTGTGGGACGAATCAATGTAAGGCTGAATCTTAACAACGTATTAAATAAACAGTACTTTGCCAATGCCATTTACTCCAATCAGTTCTCCCCCGGCCCTACACGAAACTTCTTATTAAGTCTAAAATACGCGATCTAA
- a CDS encoding metallophosphoesterase family protein yields the protein MNLKSKQIAAIGDIHIKATDRGKWKECFQSVSEQAFALILCGDLTDTGQASEAEILLEELSVCSIPVIAVLGNHDYHDNQQDEIRHVLCNNKIHVLDGESVVINGVGFAGVKGFGGGFDRFMLPRFGEEMNKAYVQAAVEESLKLDQALYRLEGDDIDILKVAVLHYSPIKETVVGEPEEIFPFLGSSYLAEPLDRREVTVAFHGHAHHGHLEGATKQGVKVFNVAKPVLHNAGYTNPFFLYELPLQEKENQPVEHLIVAP from the coding sequence ATGAATTTGAAAAGCAAACAAATCGCTGCTATTGGCGATATTCATATTAAAGCGACTGACCGTGGCAAATGGAAAGAATGCTTTCAGTCTGTATCAGAACAGGCATTTGCGCTGATTCTGTGTGGTGATTTGACAGATACCGGACAAGCCAGTGAGGCTGAGATCTTGCTTGAGGAACTGAGTGTTTGCTCTATTCCGGTGATAGCAGTACTGGGTAATCATGATTATCATGATAATCAACAGGATGAAATCAGACATGTTTTATGTAATAACAAGATTCATGTATTGGATGGAGAATCAGTGGTTATCAATGGAGTGGGATTTGCAGGTGTAAAAGGGTTTGGCGGGGGCTTTGACCGGTTTATGCTTCCGCGCTTTGGGGAAGAAATGAATAAAGCGTATGTGCAGGCGGCAGTGGAAGAATCCTTGAAACTGGATCAGGCATTGTATCGCCTGGAGGGAGATGATATTGATATACTAAAAGTGGCTGTATTACATTACTCTCCTATCAAAGAAACGGTGGTTGGCGAACCTGAGGAGATTTTCCCTTTTCTTGGATCATCCTACTTAGCAGAACCGCTGGATCGCAGGGAAGTAACGGTTGCCTTTCATGGGCATGCACATCATGGACATCTGGAAGGTGCCACCAAACAAGGTGTAAAGGTGTTCAATGTTGCCAAACCTGTATTACATAATGCGGGTTATACTAATCCTTTCTTCTTGTATGAATTACCACTTCAGGAAAAGGAGAACCAACCTGTAGAACATCTGATAGTAGCACCATGA
- a CDS encoding nucleotidyltransferase, producing the protein MVKCKVTEEEKRTAEKFYKEALTMLNEAGLSYLVGGAFALHQYTGIYRDTKDLDIFCKASEYPKILKHFSSMGYHTEITDSRWLAKVYFHDDYFMDIIYNTVNNICTVDDSWMENSYAGEFCGVPVQFLSAEELFWCKIYVQNRERFDGADLNHLIVRYGDRLNWNRVWTHLEIHWQLLLAQLLSFQFCYPSKRDLVPHWLMEALLAKAKEQYDLPTPQQTLCLGPLIDQTQYDIDVREWNYKTITMKSI; encoded by the coding sequence ATGGTTAAGTGTAAAGTTACTGAGGAAGAAAAAAGAACAGCAGAAAAATTCTACAAAGAAGCTCTTACTATGCTCAATGAAGCTGGATTATCCTATCTCGTAGGAGGAGCATTTGCTCTGCACCAGTATACAGGCATCTATCGTGACACCAAGGATCTGGATATATTCTGTAAAGCCAGTGAGTATCCCAAGATTCTCAAACACTTTTCCTCTATGGGATATCATACGGAAATTACTGATTCCCGATGGTTGGCTAAGGTGTACTTTCACGATGATTACTTTATGGATATTATATATAACACAGTAAATAATATTTGTACAGTAGATGATAGCTGGATGGAAAATTCGTATGCGGGAGAGTTTTGTGGTGTACCTGTTCAGTTTTTATCTGCGGAAGAGTTGTTCTGGTGTAAAATCTATGTACAAAACCGGGAGCGGTTTGATGGAGCTGACCTGAACCACCTGATTGTGCGTTATGGAGACCGTTTGAACTGGAACCGGGTATGGACGCATCTGGAGATACATTGGCAACTACTCTTGGCTCAGCTGCTTAGTTTCCAGTTTTGTTATCCGTCAAAAAGAGATCTGGTTCCCCATTGGTTAATGGAGGCGTTACTGGCAAAAGCCAAGGAACAGTATGATTTACCAACACCACAACAAACGTTATGTCTTGGGCCTCTCATTGATCAGACGCAGTATGATATTGACGTACGGGAATGGAATTATAAAACAATCACAATGAAAAGCATATAG